CGGCCGCTCCACCGCGCGACCGGCCGGCCGGTCGCTCCACCGCGCGCCGGTCCGACCGGTCGCTCCGGTCACGCCGGGCGGGTCGGCAGCCCGTCGATGCCCGGTCCCGCCCAGCTGCGCTGGTCGTGAGGTCTGCACCGTGCCACGGAGCCCGGCGCGCGGGCAACCGGAATTGCCGGCCGCGGGGGCGGGCCGAGGCTCGACCACGGCTCGGCCATGTCGGCCCGTCCCGTACGCATGGAAACCGGCTCAACAGGGTATGTGAGGTCTGCGGCTCTGATCCGGCCTTCGGCCGGACCGGCATCGCCGCCACACCGATCGGACGCCAGGGGGCGGCGTCGCCGAGGACCGGCCGTCAGGCCGAGCGTCACTCCGGCATGAGCGTTGATCGCACCGGTGTATTTCCGCAAGCGGAACACACCCCCCGTGGAGAGGTAATCCGATGGCGTCCTCGTCGTTGCTCAACCGTGTCATGGCCTTCTTCCGCAGTCCGCAGGGCCGTCAGCTGGTCGATCGGGGCCGGGAGGGCCTGAACCGCCGTGGCGGCCAGGGCCGGCCGGGCGCGAACCACCCTGGCAGTGGGGGGAAGCTCGGTTCCCTCCTCTCCCGGTTCAACCGCCCGCGCTGATCGCACCCCCGGTGCCGCCCGCTCCGCCGAGGAACTCGCTCGGCGTACCGGAGCAGGCCCGGGCGATCGAAAGGTCGCGGCGGCCCGCCGGGCCGCGGCGACCGGTAAGCCCTCATCACGAAGCAAGGACAAGGTGCCATGACTACAGGAACGTGCGTCAGGAAGGCCGTGGTGGTGGCGACGCTGCGAGCGCGGGATCTACACGGCAGGGCCGACTGGGTCGACAAGGAGCTGCCCACGCTCATCGACACGGCGACCAACGCCTCGCTGCTGCAGACCCTCGGCATCAACCTCGCGTCCCTGGCACCGGATGCGTGGCCCGTCGCGGGCGAACTTCACTCCCGGTAGGGCGAGCCGCGGCGAGGCCGCGGGCGGCGTCCTGCTCACCGCGGCACTCGTCCGCCTGCCGGCCACGCCGTGAGGTGAGCCGGCGCCCACACTCCCGCGACGCCGGGCGACGGTCCGCGGCCGGCAGGGGTGCCCTGCCGGTACACCCATCGCCAGGAACTCCCTGCCGGTCGCCGGAAACGGTTTGCTGGTGGCCGGCGGGCGGCACTGCCGTCACGGAGGCATCGCTTCGTCGAGCGTGCTCGACTCCGACGACGAGGAAACCCCGGCCGCCGCCCTCCGGCAGGGGGAGCGCTTGCTCCCACGAGACAGGGGCACCGGATGCGGACGCCCCCGACCTCCGACAGGAGCGACTCCGCCATGCGCCTCGCCCGACGCACCGTGTCGCACGATCGATCCCGTACCGGCCTCGGCAAGCCGGTATCGGCGTTCCTGGCCGTCGCGCTGACGCTGATCGTGGTCCCCGCCGAGCCCGCGCGGGCGCACCACGGGTTCGACGACTTCGACACGGATCGTCTCTACTACCTCGCGGGTACGGTCTCCGACGTCCGCTGGGGTGATCCGCACTCCTACTTCAGACTCACGCTGGACCGCGATCGCCCCGCGGACACGCCCGATCTGGCCCTGCCCGAGCAGCTGCAGGCTCCGGAGGACAGCGGCCCGATCAACGCCGCCCCGTCCTACGGCGGCTCCCATGACGAGCTGGAGGTCGTCATCGCGCCGCCGAGCTACACGGGACGGTGGGGTCTGGACCGGCCGCTCGCCGACGGTGAGCGGGTCGAGGCCGTCGGCTACGTCGGCCGGAGCCACGACGACGAGTTCCGTCCCGTCGTCTTCTGGTTCGAGAACGGGACGCCGGTCAACCAGGTGCTCGGCAGCCAACTGCCGGCCAGGCCACTGCCGGTCCCGTACCCCGACGACGACAACCGGGAGCGTGACACGGCGGCCGCCGCGCGGGCGCCCGACCGTCCGTCCGCCCTTGCGGTGTGGGGCACCGCCGGTGGTGTCCTGGTGGCCGGCGTGCTGGGCGCGGCGCTCTACCTGCGGGCCCGCTCGCGGCGGTCCGGCGGGAGCGCGTCATGAACTCCTTCCTCTCGTGGCTCGAAGGCGGCCCGGTCACCGAGGCCATCCGTGGCACGCCCTACCTGTACCCGGTGCTCGGCAGCCTCCACATCCTCGGCATCGCGCTGCTCGTCGGCCCGACTGCGGCCTTCGATCTTCGGCTGCTCGGGCTCGGGAAGCGGAACCTGCCGGTGACCACCGTGGCCGGGTTTCTGCTCCCGTTGTCCCGACTCGGACTGGTGATCGCGGTGTGCACCGGCGTCCTGATGTTCCTGCCGGGGGCGAGCGTCGTCGTGGAACGCGGCAGCGCTCCGTGGAAGCTCGGCCTTCTTTTGATCGCCGGTGCGAACGTCCTGGTCTTCCACCGGCGCACCTACCGCACCGTGTCCGACTGGGACCTCGGCGAGTCCCCACCCGCGCCGGCCCGGGCCGCGGCTGTCGTCTCCGTGACGTCGTGGGCGGGTGTCACGGTCGCCGGCAGCCTCCTGGCCTACACCTGAACGGCACACACCCGAACGGCACAACCGAGCAGTCCAGCGTACGGCCGTGTCCGGTCAACGGTCGGTGAGCCGGTCGTCGGGGGCCGGGCGGTGGCCGGTCGCGGCCCGGGAGGCGAGCAGGCGCAGGGCGTCCTCGCGCGGCGCGTGGTGAGGAACTCGCGGGCCTCGGCTCGGTTGTCCATGCCATCAGACGGTACGACGGCCGCGGGCGCCGGGATGCCCTGCCGGTACACCCGTGGCCGGTGACTTCCGCCCGGCGATCACGCCACGCCGGTCGAAGTCGGCGCGCGCCGGGTCCGCCCGGCGCCACACCCGGTTGCCGTGCCCTGTCGGTACACCTATCACCAGGAACTTCCTCGTTCGATACCGGCGCGGTGTGCTGGACCGGAGAGAACGACTCCGAGGAGGAAGACCATCATGCGTGGTGTTGTCATGCACGCCCCGGGCGATGTCCGCGTCGAGGAGCGCCCGGATCCGCGGATCGAGCAGCCCACCGACGCGATCATCAAGGTGTCGGCGGCCTGCGTGTGCGGCTCCGACCTGTGGCCGTACCGGGGCATCGAGAAGCTCGACGGCCCGACGCCGATGGGCCACGAGTACGTCGGCGTCGTCGAGGAGGTCGGCAGCGAGGTCACCACTCTCCGGCCGGGCCAGTTCGTCGTCGGCTCGTTCTGGGCCTCCGACAACACGTGCGAGATCTGCCGGTCCGGCTACCAGTCCGGCTGTGTCCACCGGGTTCTGATGGGCACCGTCGGCACCCAGGCGCAGTACGCGCGGATCCCCCTCGCCGACGGCACCCTGGTCGCCACCCCCGAGGTGCCGGCCGCCGACCTGATCCCGAGCTACCTGGCCGCCTCCGACGTGCTGGGCACCGGCTGGTTCGCCGCGGTCGCCGCCGAGGCCGGCCCGGGCCGGACCGTCGCGGTCGTCGGCGACGGTGCCGTCGGCCTGCTCGCGGTCCTGGCCGCCAAGCAGCTCGGCGCCGAGCGGATCATCGCGATGAGCCGCCACGGGTCCCGGCAGAAGCTGGCCCTCGAGTTCGGCGCCACCGACATCGTCACCGAACGCGGCGACGAGGGCATCGAACGGATCAAGCAGCTGACCGGTGGGCTCGGCGCGCACTCGGTCGTCGAGGCCGTCGGCACCCAGGAGTCGATGATGCAGGCCATCAACTCGGCGCGGCACGGCGGGCACGTCGGATTCGTCGGCGTCACCCACGACGTGGCCCTGCCCGGCATGGACCTGTTCGGCGCGCTGGTGCACCTGCACGGCGGCCCGGCACCCGTACGCCGGTTCCTGCCCGGTCTGATGGAGCTGATCGGGGACCGCACCATCGACCCGGGCCGGGTCTTCGACCTCGACCTGCCCCTCGACCGGGCCGCCGAGGGCTATCAGGCCATGGACGAGCGCCGCGCCGTCAAGACACTGCTGCGCCCGTAACGCGTCCGACGACGCCGGATCGCGCGGCAGCCGACACGCTCGAGGCGTTCTTCGCCAAGCGTCTCGCGAGGTGACGCACCCGCGGGACAGCGTCTCCCGAGACTCAACGGATCGACCCGGTGCGGATGTCCGCGCCGGCTCGTCAATCGACATGTGAGGTCCACGTCCATGGAACGTCGCACAGCACTCGGACTCATCGCCGCCACCGGCGCGGCCACCGCCCTCCCCGCGCTGCCCGCCCTCGGCGCGGAGACCGCCCGTCCCGCGGCTCCCGCCGGGCCGGGCAGGGCCAGGGGCGGCTACACGTTCGCGGTGGACAGGAACGTCACCCGGACCTCGGTGCGGTTCCGGAACCGCTACGGCATCACCGTCGCCGGCGACCTCTACCTGCCGAGGAACGCCCGCGGCAGGCTGCCCGCCCTGGCGGTCAGCGGCCCGTTCGGCGCGGTCAAGGAACAGTCCTCGGGGCTCTACGCCAACGAGTTCGCCCGCCGCGGCTACGCCACCCTCGCCTTCGACCCGTCCTTCACCGGCGAGAGCGGGGGCACGGTGCGCGACGTGGCGTCGCCCGACGTCTACACCGAGGACTTCAGCGCCGCCGTCGACTTCCTCGGCCTGCAGCGGATCGTCGACCGCGAGCGCATCGGCGCGCTGGCCGTCTGCGGCCTGAGCGGGATGGCGCTCACCGCCGCGGCCGCGGACAGCCGGATCAAGGCGGTCGCCACGGCCTCGATGTACGACATGTCGCGCAGCATGTCCCGCGGCCACGAGGACTACTACACGCCCGAGCAACGCCGCAAGGTCGTGGAGCACCTCAGCCGGCAGCGCTGGATCGACGCCGAGAACGGCACCTCCGCCCGGCTCTCCCACGAGGTCCCGTTCGACGCCGACGGCAACGTCGCCCCGACCGACCGCGTGCTGCCCGTGACCCTGCCGGCGGACGCCGACCCGGTCACGGCGAGTTTCTTCGACTACTACCGCACCGAACGCGGCTACCACCCGCGCTCGATCAACTCCACCACCGCGTGGACCGCGACCACGCCGATGTCGTTCTTCGCCTTCCCGCTGATGACGAACCTCGACCTGCTCGCGCCCCGCAAGGCCCTGCTGGTCGCCGGCGCGAACGCGCACTCGCGCCACTACTCCGAGGACGTGCGCGCCCAGGCCCCCGACACCGTCGAGCTCGTCGTCGTCCCGGGCGCGGACCACGTCGACCTGTACGACCGCACGGACCGGATCCCCTTCGACCGGCTCGACGAGTTCTTCACCGCGAACCTCGCCGAGTGACGTGACGCACCGATGTGGAGGCAACGATGAGAAGAGCACTCGCCGCACTCGCCCTGCCGCTCCTCGCCCTGGCCGGAGCTCCCGCGGCCGGCGCGGACCGGGACGACCGGAGCAAGAAGCAGACGATCACCCGTAGCGAGGACCAGACGTCCACCGTGGGCCCGCTGGACACCTTCACCGGCGAGGTACGCGTCGACACGCTGTTCCCCGCCGGTGCGGCGGCTCCGTACTCGGGCGCGTACGTGACGTTCCAGCCCGGGGCCCGTTCCGCCTGGCACACGCATCCGGCCGGGCAACGGCTGGTGGTGACCGAGGGCGTGGGCCGCACCCAGCAGTGGGGCGGACCGCTGCGGGAGATCCGCGCCGGTGACGTCGTGTGGTGCCCACCCGGCGTCAAGCACTGGCACGGCGCGGCACCGGACAGCGTCATGACCCACATGGCCCTGACCGGCGTACGCGACGAGCGGGCCGTGACCTGGATGGAGCACGTGTCCGACGCGCAGTACCACGGGCACCCGGCCGATGACACGAGCCCGCCGGGCCGCTGAGCGGCCGGTGTGCCACGGTCGCCGTGGCCGGCACCGGTGCCGGTCTACCTCGGACGGATGCCGCCGTAGTACAGCCGGCTGACGACGTGCCGGTCGAGGGCGTCGTTGAACCGCACGGAATAGCGTACGTGGCCGCCGGAGGTCAGGAAGACCAGCAGGCCCTCGCGCAGCGGGCCCAGCACCGATCCCTGCGCGTGCGCCGGCGGCCGCCAGGCGCGGGTGCTCCTGCCGCGTACCGACCGCACGATGTTGCGGGCGACCAGATCGGAGCCGAGGGTGCGGGCGGTGGCGCGCAGCGGGTCGCTGGCCGCCACGTCACCGACGGCCCAGATGCCGTCGTGGCCGGGCACGCTCAGGTCGGACCGCACCCGGACGAAACCGTTCGCGTCCAGCATGCCGGACGGCAGCCACTCCGTGTTGGGGCGGACCCGCCCGGTCGCCCACAGCACGAGCGCGGCGTCCGCCGGCGGCTGGCCGGTGGTGAAGCGAACCGGTCCCGGGGCCGGTGACATGTCGGCCGGCGTCTCCGCCCGGTGGCGGGGATGCAGCTGCACGCCGAGCCGCTCGAGCCGGGACCGCACCACGTCCCAGACCCGGGGGTGATGACTCGTCAGGCCGCGGTCGCCCGGGAAGTAGACCGACACCCGCGTCCCCGGGAACGCCTCGGCGAGCTGAGCGGCGGTGCCCATCGCGGACGGCCCGCCGCCGACGACGGCGACCGACTCGGCCGCCGCGACCCGGGCGTGCATCGCCCGCAGGCTCTCGTCGATGCCGGCCTGGTCCTGCACGTCCGGGTGCCGCCAGACGTCGTTGCGGACGCCGGTGGCGATCAGCAGCACGTCGTACGGCTCGCGGGTGGTGGTGCCGTCGGCCGACCGCACGGTGACGGCCCGGGCGTCCTCGTCGAGCCCGGTGAGCGCGCCGTGCACCACCCGGACGCCGTCCAGGGCCGGGAACCGGGAGAACGCGATGTTGTACTGGGCCGCCCACCGCTCGGGCCGGGCCAGCCGCAGGCCGACGTCCCGGCCGCTGAGCCACGCGGACTTGGCGGAGATCCCCACCAGGTCGAGGTCGCGGTGATACCGGGCCAGTCTGACCGCGGCGATGAGCCCGGTGTCACCGAGCCCCGCGACGACGACCCTGACCCGATCGGCTGTTCCTGACACGGTCGACCCTCAATCCGCACGGTGCGCCGGCGCACGCCTCCGGAACCGGTGTGCCGATCCCGCTGAAGAACGAACGGGACGAAGCGGAGGTTCAGTACAACCGAGAAGAAACCCTTCGGTCACCGCACGACCACGCCGTGCGGCCGCGGACGCCGGCAACCCGCCGCCGTGGCGGGGTTGCCGGCCGGTGCCGGTGTCAGCCGAGGGGGAGGCCGGCGAGGAGCGAGTAGGTGACGGGGTTGGCGTACTCGTCGATGTGGGTGATCTGCTCGTCGCGGATCTCGAACTTGAAGACGTAGACGTTCCGGTACGCGGTGCCGGTGCCGGCCTGCACGAGGTCTCCCTCGGCCTGGACGAACACCGTGCCGCCGTCGGCGTCGACCGAGTACCGCTTGTTGAGCAGGACCACGCGCGAGAATCTGGTCACGATGGTGGTGAGGTACGCGAGGACCTCGGGCTTGCCGTTGAACGCGTAGAACGGGTCCGGCTTCCCGGTGTTCGAGAAGGGGATCAGCTCCACCACGTCGTCCGCCAGGTGGCGTTCGATCAGCGAGATGTCGTGCTTCTCGAGTGCCTCGAAGAAGGTCTTGGCCAGGTCGAGCGGCGCAAGGCGATCGTTGCTCATGACGGCTCCAGTCGGGCGGTGTGCCCTTGATCGGTTGGTGCGCCAAGTCTGGGTGGGGCTCGCCGACGGGAGCCAGGCACAAAACATCCCCGGTTGGGTGTGCCGCGGGACCGGGACCCCGTTGTCCGGGGATCTTTTGTGCCTGCCACCCGGCTCCGGTCGTACCACAGGGTGGTGGGCATGACGATTGAGCTTCTGATCGGCGCAGCCGACCACACCGTCCCGATCACGGTCCAGCAGCGGAGCTCGCTCGCGCCCGCCGACGCCTTCCGGTTGATCATGCCCATCGACCTGCCGACCGTGTTCCACCGCGTCGGGCCCTTCCCCGGGGTCCGGTCGGTGATCAATCAGACCGAGCCGTGGGATCATGCCGGCCCCACCCGCAACCCGCAGTTCGAGGACGGGTCGCAGGCCGACGAGCAGCTGACCGAGTGCGTCGACGGGGTGAGTTTCGCCTACCAGCTGACCGGGTTCACCAATGTGCTCTCGCGGCTGGCCGCCGGCGTACGCGGGGAGTGGAATTTCAATCCGGACGGCGACGGCACGCTGATCCGGTGGACCTACGAGTTCAAGCCGCTGCCGGGGCGGCGGTGGATCGTCGCCGGCCCGTTCGCACCGCTCTGGCGCCGGTACATGGTGGTCGCGCTCGACCGGATGGTGCGGTGGAGCGAAGCGGCCGTGAAGACCCCGGTGGCCTGAGCGCTCACGACGCCCGGCGATCGGCCCGATCGCCGGGGCGAGGCTACCGTCCGCTGTCGGTTCCTGACCCGCTGGTCCTTCCCGGGTCGGCTCGGGTGCGGGCGCGTCCCACCGTGGGACGGCAGGCACGCCGCTGACCTCGGAGGACCGGGTGCGACGCTCGTCCGCCCCGCCTCCACATCTGCATGAAATGATGATCCACTCCGCTGAACCCCTCCTCTACGGTGGGATTGCCGATCGGTCAACCCTACGGTTGTCGCACAACGACGGAGGATTGAGGTGGACCGGGCGCTGCTGGCGGATTTCCTGCGGGCACGACGCGAGGCGCTGCAGCCGGAGGACGTCGGGTTGCCACGCGGTCCGCGCCGGCGCACGGGCGGGCTGCGGCGTGAGGAGGTGGCGGCGCTGGCCGGCATGTCGGCCGACTACTACGGCCGCATCGAGCAGCAGCGCGGCCCCATGCCGTCCGTGCCCATCCTCGCCGCGCTGGCCCGCGCACTGCATCTCAACGCGAGCGAACGGGACCACCTCTTCGCGCTCGGCGGGCACTCCGTGCCGCGCCGCCCGCTGATCGAGGATCGCGCCAGTCCCACCATGAAGCGCATCATCGAGCGACTCCCGGACGTGCCCGCGATGGTGATGTCGCACCTGGGCGAGACGCTGCTGCAGACGCGGCCGGCGACGTCCCTGCTCGGCGACTTCACCCGGTTCAGCGGCCTGTCGCGCTACCTGGTCTATCGCTGGTTCACCGATCCGGCGACCCGCGACCTCTATCCGCCGGAGGACCACCCCGAACGTGGCCGCGTCTTCACCGCGGAGATCCGGGCCGCGTACACCGCCGATCCGCACGGCAGGGCGGGCGAGATCGTCGCGGCGCTGCTCGCGGAGAGCCCCGAGTTCGCCGAGGTCTGGAAGCTGCACGAGGTGGGGGTGGTGCACCACCTCGACCTCAAGCGATACCGCCACGCCGAGCTGGGCGAGCTCGAACTCTACTGCCAGATCGTGATCGACCCCGACCAGGCGCAGTGGCTGCTGCTGTTCACCGCGGTGCCCGGCACGCCGAGCGACGAGAAACTCCAGCTCCTGTCGGCGGTCCGGAGCTGATCCCGCCGGCCGCGTGGTGATCCCCGGACGAATCGTCCGGGGATCGTGCTATTACGCTGTCTCGCCCGGGTGGCTCCGGCAGCACCGGGTCGGGCGGCCGGCGGATGCTGTGCCGTCCCGACGGGCCGGACCGCGTCCGGCCTCCCGGTGGTGAGCACGGCACTGGAGGCGCGTTGTCCCACGACGAAGAAGACGATCCGGCCGGGGACGTCGAGTCGTACCTGCGGCGGCTGGCCGTCGTGGTCGAGTCCGCGAACGCCGCGCCGGGACCGGCCGGCATCGCGTCGGCCCTGGCCGATGCCCAGCGCGTCGCCGCCTGGGCGCTGCGATCGGCCGTGCGCCTCGGACGCGCGCGGGGACTCAGCTGGCGGCAACTCGCTGAGCTGCTCGACATCCCCGCCTCGACCCTGCACCGTCAGTATCTCGGCTGGGCGTTGCTGACCGGCCTGGCCCGCAAGTCGATGATCGCGGCCGATCCGCACCGTCCGGGCCGGTTCCGGATGCTGCGGTCACTGCGGGCGTACGGCGAGCGCGTCATGGCCGCCGGCCGGCTGGCGTCCGTGCAGAACCTGCTGCTGCGCTGGCTGGCCGACGTCGAGCTACGACTCCGGGAATGCCCGCGGGGCGACGAGCTCACGGCGATCGAGCGGCAGATCGTCGCGGAGATGGACAACCTGCGGTACGCGGTGACCGTGGCCGCGGCCCGCCACCACCCGCTGCATCCGACCCTGGCCGTCCTGCTCGCCCGTTTCCTGGCCAACACGTTCGACCTGGCCGAGGTCGGACACCTGCTCCCCGACGTACTGAGCACACCGGCCGCGTCGCCGCCGGACCGCGCGCACGCGTTGGTGCTGCTCGCCCAGAACGACGCGCGCCGAGGCGACCGCGAGGCCGCGGTGCGTCACTCCGACCGCGCGCTCGAACTCGCTCACGGGATCGGCGACAACTACACGCTGGCGCTCGCGCTCACCAGCGTCATGATGACGCGCGGCTCGACCGGTGACCTGGCCGGCGGAATCCGGGCCGGCGAGGAGCTCATCGCGCTCCTGCGCCGGACGGCCCGACCGGACATGACGGGCCCGATCCTCAGCAAGCAGGCATGGCTGCTCATCGGAAGCGGAGACCTGCCGGCGGCACGCGAGGCAATCACCGAATCCATCCAGCTGTACGAATCGCAGACCGACCGGTCGCTGCCGCTCGCCGACCGCTTCGCCAACCACCACGGGATGACGGTGTTGCACAACGCCGCCATGACCGCCGTCCTGCAACGGGACGACACCACCGCCGCCGAGTACGTCAGGGCCGTGCTCACCATGCCGGTGCCCGACCGCGACTACGTCCTCGGCGCCGTCGAGTGCGCGGCACTCATCGCGGCCCGTCGCGGACGGTACGCACTCGCCGTCACCCTGATAGCCGGGACGACCGCGGTGGGCCACCCGGTGCACTCGCTCTGGACCCGGGAGCTGGACGCGGCGACCACGGCCGCACGGCGGGCCATCGGTCCCACGGCGGCGCGAGCCGCGGCGGCGGAGGGCGCGTCGCTGACCGTCGAACAGCTCATCGCACTGGCGCTCCGCGGCGACACGCTGCTCGGTGACGACCCGGCCGGTGTCCTCACGCGCCGGGAGCTCGCCGTGGCCCGGCGGGTGGCCGGCGGCCTCACCAACGGCCAGATCGCCAACGAACTGCACATCAGCGTGCGTACGGTGGCCAGCCACCTGGCGAACATCCGCACGAAGCTCGGCGTCCGCAGCCGGGTCGACGTGGCCCTGTGGGTCGCCCGGGCCGAGCGCGGCCCGCGGCCTCTGCCGTTCGCTCCGGCGAAAGCGGTGTGCGCCGGGGCGAAAGCGGGTTCCGCCGCGTCCGGCGAAGGTGAGGAGGACAGACACACCGTTGGAAGGACCGGAAAGTGACATCAGTCGACACCGTTCGTGGGCCGGTTCCGGTCGGGGAACTCGGGACCGTGCTCATGCACGAGCACGTCTTCGTGATCAGCGACGAGTTCCGGCGCGCCGAACCGGAGACCTGGGACGAGGACGAGCGGGTCGCGGACGCGGTACGACGGCTGACGGCGCTCGCCGCGACCGGCGTGACGACGATCGCCGACCCGACCGTGATCGGTCTCGGCCGCGACGTGGCCCGCATCGCCCGGGTGAACGCGCGGGTGGACCTGAACATCGTGGTGGCGGCCGGCGTCT
This genomic window from Catenuloplanes niger contains:
- a CDS encoding DUF6152 family protein: MRLARRTVSHDRSRTGLGKPVSAFLAVALTLIVVPAEPARAHHGFDDFDTDRLYYLAGTVSDVRWGDPHSYFRLTLDRDRPADTPDLALPEQLQAPEDSGPINAAPSYGGSHDELEVVIAPPSYTGRWGLDRPLADGERVEAVGYVGRSHDDEFRPVVFWFENGTPVNQVLGSQLPARPLPVPYPDDDNRERDTAAAARAPDRPSALAVWGTAGGVLVAGVLGAALYLRARSRRSGGSAS
- a CDS encoding helix-turn-helix transcriptional regulator → MSHDEEDDPAGDVESYLRRLAVVVESANAAPGPAGIASALADAQRVAAWALRSAVRLGRARGLSWRQLAELLDIPASTLHRQYLGWALLTGLARKSMIAADPHRPGRFRMLRSLRAYGERVMAAGRLASVQNLLLRWLADVELRLRECPRGDELTAIERQIVAEMDNLRYAVTVAAARHHPLHPTLAVLLARFLANTFDLAEVGHLLPDVLSTPAASPPDRAHALVLLAQNDARRGDREAAVRHSDRALELAHGIGDNYTLALALTSVMMTRGSTGDLAGGIRAGEELIALLRRTARPDMTGPILSKQAWLLIGSGDLPAAREAITESIQLYESQTDRSLPLADRFANHHGMTVLHNAAMTAVLQRDDTTAAEYVRAVLTMPVPDRDYVLGAVECAALIAARRGRYALAVTLIAGTTAVGHPVHSLWTRELDAATTAARRAIGPTAARAAAAEGASLTVEQLIALALRGDTLLGDDPAGVLTRRELAVARRVAGGLTNGQIANELHISVRTVASHLANIRTKLGVRSRVDVALWVARAERGPRPLPFAPAKAVCAGAKAGSAASGEGEEDRHTVGRTGK
- a CDS encoding FAD-dependent oxidoreductase, giving the protein MSGTADRVRVVVAGLGDTGLIAAVRLARYHRDLDLVGISAKSAWLSGRDVGLRLARPERWAAQYNIAFSRFPALDGVRVVHGALTGLDEDARAVTVRSADGTTTREPYDVLLIATGVRNDVWRHPDVQDQAGIDESLRAMHARVAAAESVAVVGGGPSAMGTAAQLAEAFPGTRVSVYFPGDRGLTSHHPRVWDVVRSRLERLGVQLHPRHRAETPADMSPAPGPVRFTTGQPPADAALVLWATGRVRPNTEWLPSGMLDANGFVRVRSDLSVPGHDGIWAVGDVAASDPLRATARTLGSDLVARNIVRSVRGRSTRAWRPPAHAQGSVLGPLREGLLVFLTSGGHVRYSVRFNDALDRHVVSRLYYGGIRPR
- a CDS encoding nuclear transport factor 2 family protein — translated: MSNDRLAPLDLAKTFFEALEKHDISLIERHLADDVVELIPFSNTGKPDPFYAFNGKPEVLAYLTTIVTRFSRVVLLNKRYSVDADGGTVFVQAEGDLVQAGTGTAYRNVYVFKFEIRDEQITHIDEYANPVTYSLLAGLPLG
- a CDS encoding helix-turn-helix transcriptional regulator → MDRALLADFLRARREALQPEDVGLPRGPRRRTGGLRREEVAALAGMSADYYGRIEQQRGPMPSVPILAALARALHLNASERDHLFALGGHSVPRRPLIEDRASPTMKRIIERLPDVPAMVMSHLGETLLQTRPATSLLGDFTRFSGLSRYLVYRWFTDPATRDLYPPEDHPERGRVFTAEIRAAYTADPHGRAGEIVAALLAESPEFAEVWKLHEVGVVHHLDLKRYRHAELGELELYCQIVIDPDQAQWLLLFTAVPGTPSDEKLQLLSAVRS
- a CDS encoding zinc-dependent alcohol dehydrogenase family protein, with product MRGVVMHAPGDVRVEERPDPRIEQPTDAIIKVSAACVCGSDLWPYRGIEKLDGPTPMGHEYVGVVEEVGSEVTTLRPGQFVVGSFWASDNTCEICRSGYQSGCVHRVLMGTVGTQAQYARIPLADGTLVATPEVPAADLIPSYLAASDVLGTGWFAAVAAEAGPGRTVAVVGDGAVGLLAVLAAKQLGAERIIAMSRHGSRQKLALEFGATDIVTERGDEGIERIKQLTGGLGAHSVVEAVGTQESMMQAINSARHGGHVGFVGVTHDVALPGMDLFGALVHLHGGPAPVRRFLPGLMELIGDRTIDPGRVFDLDLPLDRAAEGYQAMDERRAVKTLLRP
- a CDS encoding SRPBCC family protein; this translates as MTIELLIGAADHTVPITVQQRSSLAPADAFRLIMPIDLPTVFHRVGPFPGVRSVINQTEPWDHAGPTRNPQFEDGSQADEQLTECVDGVSFAYQLTGFTNVLSRLAAGVRGEWNFNPDGDGTLIRWTYEFKPLPGRRWIVAGPFAPLWRRYMVVALDRMVRWSEAAVKTPVA
- a CDS encoding alpha/beta hydrolase; this translates as MERRTALGLIAATGAATALPALPALGAETARPAAPAGPGRARGGYTFAVDRNVTRTSVRFRNRYGITVAGDLYLPRNARGRLPALAVSGPFGAVKEQSSGLYANEFARRGYATLAFDPSFTGESGGTVRDVASPDVYTEDFSAAVDFLGLQRIVDRERIGALAVCGLSGMALTAAAADSRIKAVATASMYDMSRSMSRGHEDYYTPEQRRKVVEHLSRQRWIDAENGTSARLSHEVPFDADGNVAPTDRVLPVTLPADADPVTASFFDYYRTERGYHPRSINSTTAWTATTPMSFFAFPLMTNLDLLAPRKALLVAGANAHSRHYSEDVRAQAPDTVELVVVPGADHVDLYDRTDRIPFDRLDEFFTANLAE
- a CDS encoding DUF6644 family protein; the protein is MNSFLSWLEGGPVTEAIRGTPYLYPVLGSLHILGIALLVGPTAAFDLRLLGLGKRNLPVTTVAGFLLPLSRLGLVIAVCTGVLMFLPGASVVVERGSAPWKLGLLLIAGANVLVFHRRTYRTVSDWDLGESPPAPARAAAVVSVTSWAGVTVAGSLLAYT
- a CDS encoding (R)-mandelonitrile lyase encodes the protein MRRALAALALPLLALAGAPAAGADRDDRSKKQTITRSEDQTSTVGPLDTFTGEVRVDTLFPAGAAAPYSGAYVTFQPGARSAWHTHPAGQRLVVTEGVGRTQQWGGPLREIRAGDVVWCPPGVKHWHGAAPDSVMTHMALTGVRDERAVTWMEHVSDAQYHGHPADDTSPPGR